ATAATGATTCTAGATTTACCAAGAACTTTTCCAACAATTTAGACGGAAAGATTTCCAGTAGCTGTTTTCCATTTAGCACATTTAGCACTTTTAATCTACCAAAGGAATCTGTTAGGACTTCATCACACCATATCATCTTCAACATATGCATGTCCTCAACATGCAATTTCTCCAATTCAGGAAACCAAACCTAAAAATACAAACattagagaaaaatattttaaacacgACATGAAGGAAGGATTGATAAAGATTAGAACCTTTTCATCAAAGAGAGCTATGTTCACTTGTGTGGAGACAAATGATTGCAAACGAGGACAATTCCCCATCTTCAACACTTTCAAGGAGGGACATTCAATTAACTTAGCTCTGCAGAACCTTACAAGCTTGGGAAGACCTTTGAGCTTTAGAGAGTCTAATTTAGGTAATAATATTTTGCTCATCGTTTCTCCTTCTCCCGCTGCAAGTATTACTTCTTCCATAGATTTGCAGTCACATATCTCAAGCACTTTAAGATGTGCAAGACTTCCAACAATAGAAGATGTGAATAGAAAGTTCAAATTCCCACACCCATCTACAATCAATGTTGTTAATTTTTCAATACTCGGAGACAATGCTTTATGTTGACAAGGCCATATCATTTCCACATTAATTCCAACAAACGTCATGTCTGCCAAATTAGGAAATCGAATCTGCAGGCACAATTTTTATTTCATGAGAAACATAATATTATCATTTAAAAGGAAGCCTGACAAAAGTAACAGAAGATTAgagaattaaaaagtaaatttcttTAATGTCTAAAACATAGATAAttaacaaaacaaaaatagagAGTGGATGAAACCTTGTCGTTGAAAAGTGCCACCAGAACATCCGCATCAGCTTCACATACAATTTCATTGGAGGCCGTAGTAGCTATTTCTTGATTTCCTGCTCTTTGGGATGTAGAATGCACCTTCACTTGGGAACAAAAGCTTATAAATTGGGGTAGATTTTCCAACGTTAAGGATCGTAGTTGCGTCAACTCACATTCTTCATCATCTTCACCTTCCTTAGCTACTATCACTTGTATAATTTCGCAATTATTCACATTCACTTCTTCTAGCTTCTTAAGGACATTAAACATAGAAAATGAGAAGAGACTCCTCAATGCATTGCAATTTTCTACCTTTAATTTTCTCAAATCGCTAAAAGATCCCACTGTATAAGGCCCTCCATAAATCTTCTCCAAATTATTCAGATTGTGAAGAAATAATGACTTCAACTTGGGAAAAGCAGTGAAATGGTTCATTTTCATCCAGTCTATGATATATTGAATATCAAGGCTATTTTGAACATGAAGATGCTTTAACTCAGGAAAGCCTTGATCATCTAATTCATAGAGAACACTTCTCACGCCCTTCAAGTCATCCAAATATAGACTTTCGGTTTTCATCAGCAACCCTTTTACTCTCTCCAACAAGGCGCTTCTATTCAGCTTGAGTTTCAATGATCGTGAGGTCTCATACTCATTATTAGCCCAATCCCACCCATCTCCAATCAATACTCTAAAACTTTccaatttttcagaaaatatatcTTTAGGCATGATATTTGCATCTATGATATGTATCTCTAGAGTGGACAATTTTGACAAAAGCTTCAATTCAGACAAGTTAGCGTTGTTGCTTCCTTCATCATGCCCTTCACCCTCCCATTGCACAAGGCTTCCCCCCAAGTATAATTCCTCCAATTGGGCTAGTGTTGATAGGACATTTGGCGGAATCACTTTAAGTCTTTGACATCTACTCAAATCCAAAAGTCGCAAACAAGTCAATTTTCTTACTTCATTCGGCAATCGAATAATTGTAGATTCCATCAAGCTGAGAACTTGCAGCTGTTTTAGCTCTCCAATTGCAGCTATGTCTTCCAAATCACAGAAATCCAAACATAATGTTTGGAGGTTCAAGAGATTGAAGTGACGAAGGCAGTGGTGACAAATTTATTTTCGTCAAATCCAAGACTTTGAGTTCTTTCATTCTACTGAATAAATTCTCTGATTTTGAGCGAGGAATCTTGATTGAACAAAAAAAATGACTTGAGTTTTGGGCATTCAAATACTTCAGGGAGCTTAGGGATTTTGCAATACTGCAAAGAGATTGATGTGCACTGCTTAAAGAAGTCCTCGTTCGGCCATTCTTCCAATTCAGCTTCATTTGCTGCAGTGAGCACTTGATCGTGCTTGGACACAAATGAGGCTGCAAAGCTGTGAACCACATCATGCATTTTGACTCGCTTATGGTCCCCATCTTCAAGTAACAAAGAAGACAGCTTTAGATCACTTATTACTGTAAGTAGTCTATTTCTTGTTGCTTTTAGTGTGATGTGTTGATTAAATAAGCCAAACCCCACTACATATTTCAACAAGTCTTTGATGTGCTCATTAGCTGTGAGTTGTCCCAAGAGTCGGAACAAAGACTTCTCCTCATCTCTCAAAAAGTTGTAACTCAACTCTAGGGCTGAGTAAACTCTCTTTTCATGTCCCCTGCCATCAAATATTTTAAGCTTTTCCAACGCATCATTCCATTCAAATGCCTGCTTATTTTTCAACGCAGTCGCTACTGCTACAATTAAAATGGGCAAGCCTGCACATCTCTCTGCTATTTCCACAGCTATAGGTCGTAAGTTGGAATCTTTAAGATCTCCCACCTTCTTCTCAAATAGACTCCATGCCTCTTGATGCTCTAAAACTTCAAGCCTGAAATCTCTCTGTACACCCATTTCCGACAATACAGATTGCTTTCTGGACGTCATAAGT
This is a stretch of genomic DNA from Manihot esculenta cultivar AM560-2 chromosome 2, M.esculenta_v8, whole genome shotgun sequence. It encodes these proteins:
- the LOC122722177 gene encoding uncharacterized protein LOC122722177, with the translated sequence MESTIIRLPNEVRKLTCLRLLDLSRCQRLKVIPPNVLSTLAQLEELYLGGSLVQWEGEGHDEGSNNANLSELKLLSKLSTLEIHIIDANIMPKDIFSEKLESFRVLIGDGWDWANNEYETSRSLKLKLNRSALLERVKGLLMKTESLYLDDLKGVRSVLYELDDQGFPELKHLHVQNSLDIQYIIDWMKMNHFTAFPKLKSLFLHNLNNLEKIYGGPYTVGSFSDLRKLKVENCNALRSLFSFSMFNVLKKLEEVNVNNCEIIQVIVAKEGEDDEECELTQLRSLTLENLPQFISFCSQVKVHSTSQRAGNQEIATTASNEIVCEADADVLVALFNDKIRFPNLADMTFVGINVEMIWPCQHKALSPSIEKLTTLIVDGCGNLNFLFTSSIVGSLAHLKVLEICDCKSMEEVILAAGEGETMSKILLPKLDSLKLKGLPKLVRFCRAKLIECPSLKVLKMGNCPRLQSFVSTQVNIALFDEKVWFPELEKLHVEDMHMLKMIWCDEVLTDSFGRLKVLNVLNGKQLLEIFPSKLLEKFLVNLESLYDIVIQ